From Aristaeella lactis, the proteins below share one genomic window:
- a CDS encoding ribonuclease J: protein MSAKSKEKEASRLRIVSLGGVDEIGKNMYVFEYEDDIIVVDCGSVFPKEDMLGVDLVIPDITYLMGKRDHIRGYLFTHGHEDHIGATPYILKQAPSHIYGTKLTLALVDLKLKEYRVEGIPMHVVQPRDVVQLGQFTCQFIHVSHSIAGACAIAITCPAGTVICSGDFKVDYTPIDGQITDLQTFAKYGEQGVLAFLCESTNVERPGYTMSELKVGETFDNLFAQAGGRVIVAMFASNIHRMQMIIDNAIRYGRRVCFIGRSMVNVSRVAMSIGELRIPEGWLIDMDVLDDYPDNEVLVMTTGSQGEPMAGLTRMAYAEHRKLQIRQSDMVIISSTPIPGNEKFISRVINQLYRLGAQVIYSRMAEVHVSGHACQEEIKLLHALIRPKYFIPVHGEYRMMWQHAVLAEAMGVPSQNIVIPELGQVIEMNQDVLALGEQVPVGGVLVDGLGVGDVGNVVLRDRKHLSQDGLLIVVLAIDRDEQKLVSGPDIVSRGFIYVKENEDIIDNTQELVREILSKNSLDGDNWPELKNTIKDEVHRFIFDKIKRNPMILPIILDV, encoded by the coding sequence GTGAGCGCGAAGAGTAAGGAGAAGGAAGCCAGCCGGCTTCGGATCGTCTCTCTCGGCGGTGTGGATGAAATCGGCAAAAACATGTACGTTTTTGAATATGAAGATGACATCATCGTCGTGGACTGCGGCAGTGTGTTCCCGAAGGAGGACATGCTGGGAGTGGACCTTGTGATTCCGGATATCACCTACCTGATGGGGAAACGGGATCATATCCGCGGTTACCTGTTTACCCATGGCCATGAAGACCATATCGGTGCCACGCCTTATATTTTAAAGCAGGCGCCTTCGCATATCTACGGTACCAAGCTGACACTGGCGCTGGTGGACCTGAAGCTGAAGGAATACCGGGTTGAAGGCATTCCGATGCATGTGGTGCAGCCCAGGGATGTGGTCCAGCTGGGCCAGTTCACCTGCCAGTTTATCCACGTGAGCCACTCCATCGCCGGCGCGTGCGCCATCGCGATCACCTGTCCTGCGGGCACGGTAATCTGCAGCGGTGACTTCAAGGTGGACTACACCCCCATTGACGGACAGATCACAGACCTGCAGACCTTTGCGAAATACGGCGAGCAGGGTGTGCTGGCCTTCCTGTGCGAATCCACCAACGTGGAACGCCCCGGCTACACCATGAGTGAGCTGAAGGTCGGCGAAACCTTTGACAATCTGTTTGCCCAGGCGGGCGGCCGCGTGATCGTGGCCATGTTCGCCAGCAACATCCACCGTATGCAGATGATCATTGACAACGCGATCCGCTACGGACGCCGCGTCTGCTTCATCGGCCGCAGTATGGTGAACGTCAGCCGCGTGGCCATGAGCATCGGGGAACTGAGGATCCCTGAAGGCTGGCTGATCGATATGGACGTGCTGGATGATTATCCGGACAACGAAGTGCTGGTGATGACCACAGGCAGCCAGGGCGAACCCATGGCGGGCCTGACCCGTATGGCTTACGCGGAGCACAGGAAACTGCAGATCCGCCAGAGCGACATGGTTATCATTTCTTCCACCCCGATCCCCGGCAACGAGAAATTCATCTCCCGCGTGATCAACCAGCTGTACCGGCTGGGCGCGCAGGTGATCTACAGCAGGATGGCCGAGGTTCATGTTTCCGGCCACGCCTGCCAGGAAGAGATCAAGCTGCTGCACGCGCTGATCCGGCCGAAGTACTTCATCCCGGTTCACGGTGAATACCGCATGATGTGGCAGCATGCCGTACTGGCGGAAGCCATGGGCGTGCCGAGCCAGAACATCGTCATTCCGGAACTAGGCCAGGTGATCGAGATGAATCAGGACGTGCTTGCCCTGGGCGAGCAGGTGCCGGTGGGCGGCGTGCTGGTGGACGGCCTGGGCGTCGGCGACGTCGGAAACGTTGTGCTGCGTGACCGGAAACACCTGAGCCAGGACGGCCTGCTGATCGTTGTGCTGGCCATCGACCGGGACGAGCAGAAGCTGGTTTCCGGTCCGGATATCGTTTCCCGCGGCTTTATCTACGTCAAGGAAAACGAAGATATTATCGATAACACCCAGGAGCTGGTCCGGGAGATCCTTTCGAAGAACAGCCTGGACGGCGACAACTGGCCTGAACTGAAGAATACCATCAAGGATGAGGTGCACCGCTTCATCTTCGACAAGATCAAGCGGAACCCGATGATCCTGCCGATCATCCTGGACGTGTAA
- a CDS encoding YlbF family regulator — protein MDYSSTYRLAQDIRDSEEYKTYHELKESVMAEETTAALIREYRKLQMTIQMSAMSGNAAGEEDVQRFSGISNLLFSKPEVSSFLLSEMRLQQMLADIFRIVTEAANLEINFPGIEG, from the coding sequence ATGGATTATTCATCGACCTACCGGCTGGCGCAGGATATCCGCGACAGCGAAGAATATAAGACCTATCACGAACTGAAGGAGTCCGTGATGGCCGAGGAAACGACCGCCGCGCTGATCCGGGAATACCGGAAACTGCAGATGACCATCCAGATGTCCGCCATGAGCGGAAACGCGGCCGGTGAAGAGGATGTGCAGCGTTTTTCCGGTATCTCAAACCTGCTCTTCTCCAAACCGGAAGTCAGCAGCTTCCTGCTTTCTGAGATGCGGCTGCAACAGATGCTGGCGGATATTTTCAGGATCGTCACCGAGGCGGCGAACCTGGAGATCAATTTTCCCGGGATTGAGGGCTGA
- the mltG gene encoding endolytic transglycosylase MltG, whose translation MRNEEDYSYREERNEREYGLYWYSGLWHILRPILVGLTVLVLVIGIGMTVWNKVYGSFLAPVDLEDTQEYSFDINSGDSLNKVATNLENAGLIRSKSVFKYYCDFAGMSQKIQVGSYSLKKDMTMTEIADLLTTGDGNPIVRNITLIPGETVEEFAAKLVRNGVLESSDAFLAACKDGKAFKDYYYIEDVLTSGQPEKRKYVLEGYLSPNTYEVYVTATEEEIIKKLLSQTEAVFTEENQARAEELGMSMDQVLTLASMIEKEAKESDFAKVSAVFHNRLKAGMKLESDVTIHYITGVRKMALADSDLTVNSPYNTYQVTGLPLGPVCNPSAAAVRAALYPDESMVNEKYLFFCAKEPESGELYFSKTLDQHKRAVESYAPYWKKYDEDRGIH comes from the coding sequence TTGAGAAACGAAGAGGATTATTCTTACCGCGAAGAGCGGAACGAGCGTGAATACGGCCTATACTGGTACAGCGGACTGTGGCACATTCTCCGCCCTATCCTGGTAGGCCTGACGGTGCTCGTGCTGGTGATCGGGATTGGAATGACCGTATGGAATAAAGTATACGGCAGTTTTCTTGCGCCTGTGGATCTGGAGGATACGCAGGAATACTCCTTTGATATCAACAGCGGGGACAGCCTGAACAAGGTTGCGACCAACCTGGAAAACGCGGGACTGATCCGGAGCAAGAGCGTATTCAAATACTACTGCGATTTCGCCGGCATGAGCCAGAAGATCCAGGTCGGATCCTATTCGCTGAAAAAAGATATGACCATGACGGAGATCGCGGACCTGCTGACGACCGGCGACGGCAATCCGATCGTCCGGAATATCACGCTGATCCCCGGCGAAACCGTGGAAGAATTTGCAGCGAAACTGGTACGCAACGGCGTGCTGGAAAGTTCGGATGCCTTCCTTGCTGCCTGTAAGGACGGGAAGGCGTTCAAGGATTACTATTATATCGAAGATGTGCTGACTTCCGGACAGCCCGAAAAGCGCAAGTATGTGCTGGAAGGTTATCTGTCCCCGAACACCTATGAAGTCTATGTGACGGCGACAGAAGAAGAGATCATCAAAAAGCTGCTGAGCCAGACGGAAGCCGTGTTTACGGAGGAAAACCAGGCACGGGCCGAAGAACTCGGCATGTCCATGGACCAGGTGCTGACCCTGGCCAGCATGATCGAGAAGGAAGCCAAGGAAAGCGATTTCGCAAAGGTCAGCGCCGTGTTCCACAACCGCCTGAAGGCAGGTATGAAGCTGGAAAGCGACGTTACGATCCACTATATCACCGGGGTGCGGAAGATGGCCCTGGCGGACAGCGACCTGACTGTGAACAGCCCCTACAACACCTATCAGGTGACCGGGCTGCCCCTGGGACCGGTCTGCAACCCGTCCGCGGCGGCGGTCCGCGCGGCGCTGTATCCGGATGAAAGCATGGTGAATGAAAAGTACCTGTTCTTCTGCGCCAAGGAGCCGGAGAGCGGCGAACTGTATTTCTCCAAGACGCTGGACCAGCACAAGCGGGCAGTGGAAAGCTACGCACCGTACTGGAAGAAGTATGATGAAGACAGGGGGATCCACTGA
- a CDS encoding peptidase U32 family protein — translation MRIPELLAPAGSMDSLRAALHFGADAVYGGMKKYGLRAFAGNYDPDELKEAVTLVHSAGKKFYVTMNSYPFDDELDGFAEAAGLAAKIGVDAAIVADPGAIVTLRKKVPQLPVHVSTQANTVNVPAVELYRDLGCERVILAREMSLDRIRGLHEAIGDSIQIETFVHGASCMAYSGRCMLSAYLTGRSGNRGECAQPCRWQYAVMEEKRPGEYLPVAEDERGTYLFSARDLCLMPLLPDLCEAGVSSLKIEGRMKTEYYVAVVTGAYRQALDLLAQGRECFTEKLPALMEELRCASHRLSDTGFLLGNPETPGEAEGFWQDREYIARVVEDAGEDGTARLMLKNRFFAGDELELMTASGVRKIQAKPFVREKTGETLETLGVAGETIRMELPDSRCGDMLRGPVRNHRTENNNGNKN, via the coding sequence ATGAGGATCCCTGAACTGCTTGCCCCGGCGGGCAGCATGGATTCCCTTCGCGCGGCACTGCATTTCGGCGCGGATGCTGTTTACGGGGGAATGAAGAAATACGGCCTGCGGGCTTTTGCGGGAAACTATGATCCGGATGAGCTGAAGGAAGCGGTAACGCTTGTCCACAGTGCCGGAAAAAAGTTTTACGTGACCATGAACAGTTATCCGTTCGACGATGAGCTGGACGGATTTGCGGAGGCGGCCGGCCTTGCCGCGAAGATTGGTGTGGATGCAGCCATCGTGGCGGATCCCGGCGCAATCGTCACGCTGCGTAAAAAGGTACCGCAGCTTCCGGTTCATGTCAGCACACAGGCGAATACAGTGAATGTACCGGCTGTGGAGCTGTACAGGGATCTGGGCTGTGAGCGGGTGATCCTGGCGCGGGAAATGAGCCTGGACCGGATCCGCGGCCTGCATGAAGCCATTGGGGACAGCATTCAGATTGAAACCTTTGTGCATGGAGCCAGCTGCATGGCCTACTCGGGCCGGTGCATGCTTTCAGCCTACCTGACAGGACGCAGCGGAAACCGGGGCGAATGTGCCCAACCCTGCCGCTGGCAGTACGCGGTGATGGAAGAAAAACGACCGGGAGAATACCTGCCGGTGGCGGAGGATGAACGGGGAACCTACCTGTTTTCCGCCCGGGATCTTTGCCTGATGCCGCTGCTGCCGGATCTTTGCGAAGCGGGTGTTTCCAGCCTGAAGATCGAAGGCCGGATGAAAACGGAATACTATGTGGCCGTGGTGACGGGCGCTTACCGGCAGGCCCTGGACCTGCTGGCACAGGGTCGGGAATGCTTCACGGAAAAGCTTCCCGCACTGATGGAAGAACTGCGCTGCGCCAGCCACCGGTTGAGCGATACAGGCTTCCTGCTGGGTAATCCGGAAACGCCCGGGGAAGCCGAGGGGTTCTGGCAGGACCGGGAATATATCGCCCGGGTTGTGGAAGACGCGGGAGAGGACGGAACCGCCCGCCTGATGCTGAAGAACCGGTTTTTCGCCGGGGATGAGCTGGAGCTGATGACTGCTTCCGGAGTCCGGAAGATCCAGGCAAAGCCCTTTGTGCGGGAAAAGACCGGGGAAACCCTGGAGACGCTGGGTGTCGCCGGCGAAACCATCCGGATGGAACTGCCGGACAGCCGCTGCGGGGATATGCTGCGGGGGCCGGTCCGTAACCACCGGACAGAAAACAATAACGGAAACAAGAACTGA
- a CDS encoding VanW family protein: MAKLKRYDLYEGDDDLISPSLPGKQPLGRDKGLRARDEYDRQVEEEARKRRYFASNEKDDGLGAPSSLFDDFDRFESPAPIRTSRPKYKRKDQNRGAWAAVIVTCLLLLAFIGITVIPQLTGIRYHFLPNIAFVNGNLISLDTQRQENFDKCRKELYTGRIYPGIYIDDQHVGGMTCEEAAAAIARLNGEDSRAFDITVSVGNESWHVNTERVPVSRNTEEMVQRAWATGRTNTAGLAGGAVTPFQERIDQVSNLRSYPVTFVTKQDYDHEALRALTDGIVNYVNREPVNSMVQSFNFETKAFTFTDDRPGAKIDPDDLYRQLTEVLDSGETRKEVRVVPEKITADITKAELMNSFGLISAYTTQTTKDNNRNTNIKLSAEAISGITVQPGETFSFNGATGERTAAKGYKEAPAISGGQSKDEVGGGVCQTSSTLFNAVARADLEIVERHAHAWPSHYIEKGFDATVNWPGLDFKFKNNTNQPIFIVAGYSNRKITVNIYGMSLGPGVKIDLESDLIRTIPQPEGTNYVVNTSLAPGESKKTITGRQGYEVTTWKVWYQGDRELRREVLFNTTYKAYQETVEYNPR, encoded by the coding sequence ATGGCGAAACTGAAACGGTATGACCTGTATGAGGGGGATGACGACCTGATCTCACCCTCCCTGCCGGGAAAACAGCCACTGGGAAGGGACAAAGGTCTCAGGGCCCGGGACGAGTATGACCGCCAGGTCGAGGAGGAAGCCAGGAAACGGCGTTATTTTGCCTCCAACGAAAAGGATGACGGGCTGGGTGCGCCTTCATCCCTTTTTGACGATTTTGACCGTTTTGAATCTCCGGCTCCGATACGTACTTCCAGGCCGAAATACAAACGGAAAGATCAAAACCGCGGCGCATGGGCGGCGGTGATCGTAACCTGTCTGCTCCTGCTGGCGTTCATCGGGATCACGGTGATCCCGCAGCTGACCGGTATCCGCTATCACTTCCTTCCGAATATCGCTTTTGTAAACGGGAACCTGATCAGCCTGGATACCCAGCGGCAGGAGAATTTCGACAAATGCCGCAAGGAGCTTTATACCGGCCGGATCTACCCCGGCATCTATATCGATGACCAGCATGTGGGCGGAATGACCTGCGAGGAAGCCGCGGCAGCTATTGCGCGTCTGAACGGGGAAGACTCCAGGGCTTTCGATATCACCGTTTCGGTCGGCAATGAGAGCTGGCATGTCAACACGGAAAGGGTGCCTGTTTCCCGGAACACGGAAGAGATGGTGCAGCGCGCCTGGGCAACGGGCAGGACCAATACCGCCGGTCTTGCGGGTGGAGCGGTGACGCCTTTCCAGGAGAGGATCGACCAGGTTTCGAACCTGCGGTCTTACCCGGTGACCTTTGTGACCAAGCAGGATTATGACCATGAGGCGCTGCGGGCCCTGACGGACGGAATTGTGAACTATGTCAACCGGGAACCGGTTAACAGCATGGTGCAGTCTTTCAATTTCGAAACAAAAGCCTTTACGTTTACCGATGACAGACCGGGTGCCAAAATTGATCCGGATGACCTGTACAGGCAGCTGACAGAGGTCCTGGACAGCGGCGAAACCCGGAAAGAAGTACGGGTTGTTCCTGAAAAGATCACGGCGGACATCACCAAGGCGGAGCTGATGAACAGCTTCGGTCTGATCTCGGCCTACACGACCCAGACAACAAAGGATAACAACCGGAACACCAATATCAAGCTGAGCGCGGAGGCGATCAGCGGGATCACCGTGCAGCCGGGAGAGACTTTCTCCTTTAACGGCGCGACGGGAGAGCGGACCGCGGCCAAGGGATACAAGGAAGCACCGGCAATCTCCGGTGGACAGAGCAAGGATGAGGTGGGCGGAGGTGTCTGCCAGACCAGTTCCACTCTGTTCAACGCAGTGGCCCGGGCGGACCTGGAAATTGTTGAGCGGCATGCCCATGCCTGGCCTTCGCATTATATTGAGAAAGGCTTTGACGCTACGGTTAACTGGCCTGGTCTGGACTTCAAGTTCAAAAACAATACCAACCAGCCGATCTTCATTGTGGCTGGATACAGCAACCGCAAGATCACGGTCAACATCTACGGCATGAGCCTCGGGCCTGGAGTCAAGATCGACCTGGAAAGCGACCTGATCCGGACAATTCCCCAGCCGGAAGGCACCAATTATGTGGTCAATACCAGCCTGGCACCGGGTGAGAGCAAAAAGACAATAACCGGCCGGCAGGGTTATGAGGTGACCACCTGGAAAGTCTGGTACCAGGGAGACCGGGAGCTGAGGCGGGAAGTCCTGTTCAACACCACCTACAAGGCATACCAGGAGACGGTTGAGTACAACCCGCGCTGA
- a CDS encoding AIPR family protein, which produces MAKKGSLSNNQLLLTECIEQEFKESSGFASIDLFFEHFAISELLKNYGLTDDEVDGGIVGGGGDGGCDGFYLFLNEELILPDQIENLSAPRGSTLTLCIAQTKNEYRFKEDAIMKWKTISENLMNMSSSLTDFSKRYNEQIIDSFKMFRDVITKLIRNPIKLRIQYYYVTLGTDVHPNVVQQADELKAIAKRCYPSAIVDVSFIGADALMDMYTTDTEIRTELELAYQPISLSKKEYVVLVNLGTYYKFITDNSNNLRKSFFEANVRDYQGKNSVNSSIADTLEHCITEDFWWFNNGVTILASEITLMTTTSLQLVNPEIVNGLQTSREIYNYFYDNPAKLEEEKRHLLVRIIMPESEESRDNIIFATNNQTNIPKSSLRVTDPIHLQIEMYFKSRGLYYDRRKNYYKNQKKKANDIIGVSFLAQCLISLILRKPDFARARPSTLLTDEDTYKMLYEDNHDLEVFYKAAKIGQMVRSNLRLCADLTSPEKNDILFYLIYSVVAKRLGKKSITFEDIKSFDINTLSTEEIDEMRDLIYTKYKELGGNGQVVKDNTFVGIVDSLIGI; this is translated from the coding sequence ATGGCAAAGAAAGGCTCACTCTCAAACAATCAACTCCTTCTTACAGAATGCATTGAACAAGAATTCAAAGAGTCTTCAGGATTTGCCAGTATTGATTTATTTTTTGAACATTTTGCTATTTCCGAATTGCTGAAAAATTACGGATTGACAGATGATGAAGTCGATGGAGGTATCGTTGGTGGCGGGGGCGATGGCGGTTGTGATGGCTTTTATCTATTCCTCAATGAAGAATTAATTTTACCGGATCAAATTGAAAATTTGTCAGCTCCAAGAGGCTCTACACTTACGTTATGCATTGCCCAAACTAAAAATGAATATCGCTTCAAAGAAGATGCCATAATGAAATGGAAAACAATCTCTGAGAATCTAATGAATATGTCATCGTCATTAACTGATTTCTCAAAGCGTTACAATGAGCAAATAATCGATTCTTTTAAAATGTTCAGAGATGTTATTACTAAGCTAATAAGAAACCCGATAAAACTACGAATCCAATATTATTATGTCACTTTGGGCACTGATGTTCATCCAAATGTAGTACAACAAGCTGATGAATTAAAAGCAATTGCTAAGCGTTGTTATCCTTCAGCAATCGTAGATGTTTCATTTATTGGCGCAGATGCATTAATGGATATGTACACAACAGATACCGAAATACGAACTGAGTTAGAACTTGCTTATCAACCGATTTCATTAAGTAAAAAAGAATACGTTGTGCTTGTAAATCTAGGAACATATTATAAATTTATTACGGATAATTCTAATAATTTAAGGAAAAGCTTTTTTGAAGCTAACGTCAGGGATTATCAGGGAAAGAATAGTGTAAATAGTTCTATAGCTGATACTTTAGAACATTGTATCACAGAAGATTTTTGGTGGTTTAATAATGGTGTCACCATTTTGGCTTCAGAAATAACGCTTATGACAACAACATCACTCCAATTAGTCAATCCTGAAATTGTTAATGGATTACAAACATCAAGGGAAATATATAATTATTTCTATGATAATCCCGCCAAATTAGAAGAAGAAAAACGCCATCTTCTGGTGCGAATTATTATGCCAGAAAGTGAGGAATCTCGCGATAATATCATTTTTGCGACAAATAACCAAACCAATATTCCCAAGTCTTCCCTACGTGTCACAGATCCTATTCATCTGCAAATTGAGATGTATTTTAAGAGTCGTGGACTATATTATGACAGACGAAAAAATTATTATAAAAATCAAAAGAAAAAAGCAAATGATATAATAGGCGTTTCTTTCCTAGCTCAATGTCTTATAAGCCTTATCCTTAGGAAGCCTGATTTTGCAAGAGCAAGGCCATCCACATTATTAACAGATGAAGACACTTATAAGATGTTATATGAAGACAATCATGATCTAGAAGTGTTTTATAAAGCTGCAAAAATAGGACAGATGGTCAGAAGTAATCTAAGGCTGTGTGCAGATCTCACTTCCCCAGAAAAAAACGATATATTATTTTATTTGATATATTCTGTTGTGGCTAAAAGATTAGGAAAAAAAAGCATCACCTTTGAAGATATTAAATCATTTGATATTAATACTTTATCAACAGAAGAAATCGATGAGATGAGAGATCTTATCTATACAAAATACAAAGAGCTTGGTGGCAACGGGCAAGTAGTAAAAGATAATACGTTTGTTGGTATTGTCGATTCACTTATTGGAATCTAA
- a CDS encoding zinc-ribbon domain-containing protein, with the protein MQEGMCDEKSLQSVYPSLAAQWHPTKNGDLTPDKISAGSGKKVWWCDSFGHEWSSSVNNRAKGSGCPYCNGKLPVKGQTDLGTTNPLLASEWHPTRNAPLKPEDIKEYSNRKVWWICSQGHEWQEQVSNRSSGNGCPICAGKKVLPGYNDLQTTHPDLAAEWHPTKNGEDTPDVISYGSKKKVWWRDQFGHEWCCAVYSRSSGNGCPYCSGKLPIKGQTDLATTNPSLALEWHPTKNLPLMPYDIKEHSDKKVWWICSQGHEWQEQVGNRSNGNGCPFCAGKKVLPGYNDLQTTHPDLAAEWHPVKNGFLTPNMVSAGAEKRVWWLGKCGHEWESLLYSRKAGRGCPICRGLMVLKGFNDLDSQSPDIAAEWHPTKNKDLTPDAVTTMSEKKIWWQCVYGHEWKASVSTRSQGHDCPVCARRYHTSLPEQVVFFYLKRVFPDAINGYRDIFIGPMEIDIFLPSISTGIEYDGIAWHKGNDKSASDKRKYNICHEKGIRLIRIREFEQENTVKVCDALIQINPDPTYAELDAMLHTLFQILAIFEPDISTERDINDIRSSYMQVIQSNSLAQKYPAIAKQWHPARNGKLLPEMFAARSNVRVWWICEKGHEWQSSPNDRVGGYGCPYCTNQKVLPGYNDLATTNPELAKEWHPTKNGDLTPQMIPAGTEKKVWWKCDKGHEWQAIVYSRNKGKGCPICAQQKRGREKH; encoded by the coding sequence ATGCAAGAGGGAATGTGTGATGAAAAGAGCTTGCAATCGGTATATCCTTCTTTAGCAGCACAATGGCATCCAACAAAAAATGGGGATTTGACTCCCGATAAAATAAGTGCTGGATCGGGTAAAAAAGTCTGGTGGTGTGATAGCTTTGGTCATGAATGGAGCAGTTCTGTTAATAATAGAGCTAAAGGAAGCGGATGCCCTTATTGTAATGGGAAATTACCTGTCAAAGGTCAAACAGATTTGGGGACTACCAATCCACTCTTGGCCTCTGAATGGCACCCGACGAGAAACGCTCCACTAAAACCTGAAGACATAAAAGAGTACTCAAACAGGAAGGTATGGTGGATCTGTTCGCAAGGGCATGAGTGGCAGGAACAGGTTTCTAATCGAAGCAGTGGTAATGGTTGCCCAATTTGTGCTGGAAAGAAAGTGCTTCCTGGATATAATGATCTTCAAACAACACATCCTGATTTAGCTGCGGAATGGCATCCTACAAAAAACGGGGAGGATACTCCCGATGTGATAAGCTATGGATCCAAGAAAAAGGTATGGTGGAGAGATCAATTTGGCCATGAGTGGTGCTGTGCAGTTTATAGCAGATCTTCTGGCAACGGGTGCCCATATTGTAGCGGTAAGCTACCGATTAAAGGGCAAACGGATCTTGCGACAACAAATCCCTCGTTGGCTCTCGAATGGCATCCAACGAAAAACTTGCCATTAATGCCTTATGATATAAAAGAGCATTCAGATAAAAAAGTATGGTGGATCTGTTCGCAAGGGCATGAATGGCAGGAACAAGTTGGCAATCGAAGCAATGGTAATGGCTGCCCATTCTGTGCCGGAAAGAAAGTGCTTCCTGGCTATAATGATCTTCAAACAACACATCCTGATTTGGCAGCTGAATGGCATCCGGTAAAAAACGGATTTCTGACACCAAATATGGTTAGTGCCGGTGCCGAAAAAAGGGTATGGTGGCTAGGGAAATGTGGCCATGAATGGGAAAGCTTGCTCTATAGTCGCAAAGCAGGTAGAGGATGCCCTATTTGTCGTGGATTGATGGTGTTGAAAGGCTTTAATGATCTTGATTCACAAAGCCCAGATATAGCGGCTGAATGGCATCCGACAAAGAACAAAGATTTGACACCAGACGCAGTTACCACTATGTCCGAAAAAAAGATATGGTGGCAATGCGTGTATGGCCATGAATGGAAAGCATCTGTTTCGACTAGAAGCCAAGGTCATGACTGTCCAGTCTGTGCAAGAAGATATCATACATCTCTGCCGGAACAAGTTGTATTCTTCTATCTGAAGAGAGTGTTTCCTGATGCAATAAATGGATATCGGGATATTTTTATTGGGCCCATGGAAATTGATATCTTTTTGCCGTCCATTTCAACAGGAATTGAATATGATGGTATAGCGTGGCATAAGGGTAATGATAAGTCCGCAAGCGACAAACGAAAATATAACATTTGCCACGAAAAAGGAATACGACTGATTCGTATCCGTGAATTTGAACAGGAAAATACTGTAAAAGTTTGTGATGCTTTGATACAGATAAATCCTGATCCAACATATGCTGAGCTTGATGCAATGCTCCATACACTTTTCCAGATACTGGCGATTTTTGAACCGGACATTTCTACAGAAAGAGATATTAATGATATACGCAGCAGTTATATGCAGGTTATACAGAGCAATTCATTAGCTCAGAAATATCCGGCAATAGCTAAGCAATGGCATCCAGCCAGGAATGGGAAGCTTCTTCCTGAAATGTTTGCGGCTAGATCAAATGTTCGTGTATGGTGGATATGCGAAAAAGGACATGAATGGCAGTCTTCACCAAACGATCGTGTAGGGGGATATGGGTGCCCTTATTGTACAAATCAAAAAGTACTTCCCGGTTATAATGATCTGGCGACAACAAATCCGGAACTAGCAAAAGAATGGCATCCAACCAAGAACGGAGACTTGACTCCTCAGATGATTCCTGCCGGCACAGAAAAGAAGGTATGGTGGAAGTGCGATAAAGGGCATGAATGGCAGGCTATTGTCTATTCCCGAAACAAGGGTAAGGGTTGCCCGATTTGTGCACAACAAAAAAGGGGCAGAGAAAAACACTGA